TCGCGGGAACGAGATTGCCGCGCTTCGCTCGCAATGACGGGAAAACACGCGTCACTGCAATGACGGGAAAACGCGCGTCATTGCGAGGCGGCCGCCCCGGGCCGCCGCGGCAATCTCTTGTCGGAAGACCTCAGGTTCTCCACACCTCATGGGTGATCACGCCCCTTTCCCACCGCCGCCGCTTTCAGCGTGAACCCCCAAGGTGTGCCTTCCCTCGAACACGTCCGCGGCCGTTGCTGATCCGGCGATTCGGGTGATGTGGAAGGAGGCGGAGCGGTGCGCTTACACTGTGACGCTGTGGTTTCCTGCGGCCTTAGACAGGGAGGTGTGTTCGATGCGTCTGTCGAAGAAGAGCATCCTTTTGGGTGTGCTGCTCGCGCTCCTGCTGGTGGGGGGCGGGGTGGTCTGGCGGGTCGGCTTCCACAACGGGGGGCTGAACCGCGATTTTGACCCGTCGCTACTGGCGGCGTCGGAGACGCGGATGTGGCAGGCCTATTACACGCGTAACCACACCGACCTGGCGATGGAGATGGCGGCGCTCCTGCGGGAGCAGATGGGTGTCTCCCTGTGGACCGCCCGGGAGATCATCGAGCCCATGGCACGGGGGGCCATGATCTTCGCGGGAGACCGCGAGGGACGCCGCGAGGCGGAGGTGCTGTCGGAACTGGAAACGGCCTACGCCCGCCTCGGGGAGGCCGCCGGCGAAGACTGGGACCCCCGGGCGGCCGCCCGGGCCGAGCTGGCCTGGTGGGTCGCCCGCCGCACCCCGGGACAGGACAGCCCGGAACAGGTGGGCGCCCTGATCGCGGCGCTCTACGCCCTCCTCTACGGCGGCAGCAACGCGGAAGTCCAGCAGGCGGGCGTCCTCCGCGCGCGGGCGGCCGCCCTCCGCGACGCGGGCGGCCCAAACGCCGACTGGCCCGCCGTCGAAAGACTGCTGAAAGCCTCCTATGCCGCCCTCCGCCGGGGGGTGGAACGGTAGCATCGGTCGGGAATGCCCTTCACCTGTGCGGAAGAAGACCGGATGCACGGCACCGAGGTGGCACGGGCTTCCAGCCCGTGTTTCTTGGGCTGCATCCATGACCCAAGACACGGGCTGGAAGCCCGTGCCACCTCGGTGCCCGCGCTCGACGTCCTCTCGAGAAGATCAAATCTCAACCCGGGATTGCCCCACCGCTACCGGCCGGGCTCCTGCCAGGCCAGCTCGCGGATGCCGGGGTCTGACGTGAGGATTTCGTCCAGGACCGCAACCAGCCGTCCCAGCGGTTCGGTGAAGTCCACCTTGCGGAAAAGTTTCCGGACCACCGGCGTTGCGGGTTCGGTGAAGCAGAGGAATTCATCGTCATCGTCGTTGTGGTGCCCGCAGCAGACGGCGAGCCGGGTGCCGTTGACGGTGACGGGCAGGTAGCACCCCCAGTCCTCGGTCACATAGCCGTCGGTGCCGATGCCCCGCTCCCCGAGTTTTTCCACGAGATACTCCGCGAGGCGTTTCCCCCAGAGACCGGGGTTGATCTCCTCCTCCTCGCCGTCATAGGGCGGGAAGGCGCCGGAACGGAACGTGACCTGCGTTTTCATAGACCTCTCCTCCAAAAGGTGTCCGAAACCGTGGAAGCGTCACACCCCGGCGGGGGCGGTGTATCCGAGGATCTCGAGGATGGCCTCCTCGACGGCGTCCACGGTGTAGGGCTGCTGGGCGGAGGCGATGGCGCTGTCCGGATCCTTGAGGCCGTGGCCGGTGAGGATGCAGACGAGGCGGATGCGGTCGCCGGTGCGGGGGGTGACGGCGTCGAAGTAGCCCTGCTTGGCGAGTTTGATGACGCCGGCGACGCTGGCGGCGCTGGCGGGCTCGCAGAAGACGCCCTCGGTGCGTGCGAGGAGGCTGTAGGCCTCGCGGATCTCGTCGTCCGTGACCATGTCAATGAGCCCGCCGGACTCGTCGCGGGCGGCGACGGCGGAGGCCCAGCTGGCGGGGTTGCCGATGCGGATGGCGGTGGCGTAGGTCTGGGGCTGCTCCACGGGGTGGCCGAGGACGATGGGCGCGGAGCCCGCCGCCTGGAACCCGAGCATCTTCGGCAGGCTGTCGCTCTTGCCGCAGGCGTTGTACTCCCTGTACCCCTTCCAGTAGGCGGTGATGTTGCCCGCGTTGCCGACGGGCATGGCCTGGAAGTCCGGGGCGACGCCGTCGAAGTCGTCGAGGATCTCGAAGGCGCCGGACTTCTGCCCCTCGATGCGGTAGGGGTTGACGGAGTTCACGAGGGCGATGGGGAAGTGGTCGCAGATTTTTCGGACGAGGTTGAGGGCGTCGTCGAAGTTGCCCTTGATCTGGATGACCTTCGCGCCGTGGACCATGGCCTGGGAGAGCTTGCCGAAGGCGATCTTGCCCTCGGGGATGAGGACGGCGCACTGGATGCCCGCGCGGGCGGCGTAGGCCGCCGCGGAGGCGGAGGTGTTGCCCGTGGACGCGCACATGACGACCTCGTACTTCTCCTCCACGGCCTTGGTGATGGCCATGGTCATGCCGCGGTCCTTGAAGGACCCGGTGGGGTTGAGCCCCTCGTACTTCAGGTGGATCTCCAGGCGGGGATGGATGGCGGCGCTCAGGGAGCGCGCGGCGACCAGCGGGGTGGACCCCTCGTTCAGCGTGATGACGCGGGTGTCGGAGGACACCGGCATGTGGCTTCTGTACCGCTCGATGATGCCCGGGTTGCGCATGGCTGAATGATCCCCGCGTTGGCGGCGCACCACGCCGCCCCTGACGACCGAAACCCCGCGCCGGGACACCCCCGGCGACCGGACGGTAGCATAGCATCCGGAAACGCCGCGTTTCACGCCGCTGGACTCCGGAGGGGGCGGGGCGGTAGGCTGTTGCGGAGGGG
Above is a genomic segment from Candidatus Hydrogenedentota bacterium containing:
- a CDS encoding threonine synthase, producing MRNPGIIERYRSHMPVSSDTRVITLNEGSTPLVAARSLSAAIHPRLEIHLKYEGLNPTGSFKDRGMTMAITKAVEEKYEVVMCASTGNTSASAAAYAARAGIQCAVLIPEGKIAFGKLSQAMVHGAKVIQIKGNFDDALNLVRKICDHFPIALVNSVNPYRIEGQKSGAFEILDDFDGVAPDFQAMPVGNAGNITAYWKGYREYNACGKSDSLPKMLGFQAAGSAPIVLGHPVEQPQTYATAIRIGNPASWASAVAARDESGGLIDMVTDDEIREAYSLLARTEGVFCEPASAASVAGVIKLAKQGYFDAVTPRTGDRIRLVCILTGHGLKDPDSAIASAQQPYTVDAVEEAILEILGYTAPAGV